From the Silurus meridionalis isolate SWU-2019-XX chromosome 5, ASM1480568v1, whole genome shotgun sequence genome, one window contains:
- the slc25a18 gene encoding mitochondrial glutamate carrier 1, with amino-acid sequence MAEQKVCLPAKLINGGVAGLVGVTCVFPIDLAKTRLQNQQGARVYSGMLDCLTKTIRTEGYFGMYRGAAVNLTLVTPEKAIKLAANDVFRQKLSKDGKLALWGEILAGCGAGMCQVVVTTPMEMLKIQLQDAGRLAAQRSVSASAPASSPSLASSPHTTVRRSATAITLELLRTQGLRGLYKGTGATLLRDVPFSMIYFPLFAKFNAVGRSGDLPHERAPFLQSFASGCAAGSVAAVAVTPLDVIKTRLQTLQKGEGEDSYRGIIDCTRRILSREGPAAFLKGATCRALVIAPLFGIAQGIYFLGVGEQVMKLLGSS; translated from the exons ATGGCGGAACAGAAAGTCTG TCTCCCTGCTAAACTGATCAATGGGGGCGTGGCCGGGCTGGTGGGCGTTACCTGCGTGTTCCCCATCGATCTGGCGAAGACCCGCCTCCAGAATCAGCAGGGTGCTCGAGTCTACAGCGGGAT GTTGGACTGTTTGACCAAGACGATTAGGACAGAAGGCTACTTTGGGATGTATCGAG GTGCTGCAGTGAACCTCACCCTTGTAACTCCGGAGAAAGCGATAAAACTCGCAGCCAATGACGTCTTCAGACAAAAGCTCTCCAAGGACGG GAAGCTGGCATTATGGGGCGAGATCCTTGCAGGCTGTGGGGCAGGAATGTGTCAGGTGGTGGTCACAACCCCGATGGAGATGCTGAAAATCCAGCTGCAGGACGCTGGAAGGTTGG CGGCACAGAGATCCGTGTCAGCCTCTGCTCCTGCCTCATCGCCGTCTCTGGCATCTTCTCCCCACACTACAGTACGTCGCTCGGCCACTGCCATCACGCTGGAGCTGCTGAGAACGCAGGGCCTCCGGGGCCTCTACAAGGGCACAGGGGCCACTCTACTCAG GGACGTGCCGTTCTCGATGATCTATTTCCCGCTCTTTGCCAAATTTAACGCGGTGGGTCGGAGCGGAGATCTCCCTCACGAACGCGCTCCTTTCCTGCAGTCTTTCGCTTCGGGATGCGCCGCCGGCTCGGTGGCGGCCGTGGCGGTCACTCCTCTGGATG TCATAAAGACTCGTCTTCAGACATTGCAGAAGGGGGAGGGAGAAGATTCCTACCGGGGCATCATTGACTGTACACG GCGCATTCTGAGTCGCGAAGGGCCGGCTGCCTTCCTTAAAGGAGCGACGTGTCGAGCGCTGGTCATCGCCCCGCTCTTTGGGATCGCACAAGGCATCTACTTCCTGGGTGTGGGTGAGCAGGTGATGAAGCTGCTGGGATCATCTTAG